The following are encoded in a window of Providencia rettgeri genomic DNA:
- the ansB gene encoding L-asparaginase 2: MKNRNKALLATLVSLFAVSAIAQPNITVLATGGTIAGGGDSATSSSYQSGKVGIDALINAVPETKKIANLTGEQLVNIGSQDMNDQVWLTLAKKINQNCDKTDGFVITHGTDTLEETAYFLDLTTYCKKPIVLVGAMRPSTALGADGPLNLYNAVVLATDKSAGDRGVLMAMNDKVIQGRNVMKMSTTEVQAFDAVNAGAEGFIHDGKVTYFQAPQPRGDKAVFDVSQLDKLPAVGIVYNYANASAAPVKALREEGVEGIVSAGVGNGNMYKTVFDALAKAAKEDVVVVRASRVPTGYTTRNAEVDDNLYGFVASERLNPQKARVLLQLALTETKDPQKIQALFEKY, translated from the coding sequence ATGAAAAACAGAAATAAAGCGCTGCTCGCGACACTGGTTTCACTGTTTGCCGTATCAGCGATTGCTCAGCCAAATATTACGGTACTCGCGACGGGAGGAACGATCGCTGGAGGCGGAGACTCTGCGACTTCTTCCAGTTACCAATCCGGTAAAGTGGGTATTGATGCTTTGATTAATGCCGTGCCAGAAACCAAAAAAATCGCCAACTTAACTGGTGAGCAATTAGTGAATATCGGTTCGCAAGATATGAATGACCAAGTTTGGTTGACGTTAGCGAAAAAAATTAACCAAAATTGCGATAAAACGGATGGATTTGTGATCACCCACGGAACAGATACGCTAGAAGAGACTGCCTATTTCCTTGATTTAACGACCTATTGTAAGAAGCCGATTGTATTAGTTGGCGCAATGCGTCCATCCACTGCACTGGGGGCAGATGGTCCGCTTAATTTGTATAATGCAGTGGTGCTAGCCACAGATAAATCAGCGGGTGATCGCGGCGTGCTAATGGCGATGAATGATAAAGTCATTCAAGGTCGTAATGTTATGAAGATGAGTACCACAGAAGTGCAGGCATTTGATGCGGTTAACGCAGGCGCAGAAGGCTTTATTCATGATGGTAAAGTGACATATTTCCAAGCACCTCAACCCCGGGGTGATAAAGCGGTGTTCGATGTGAGTCAATTAGATAAATTACCAGCAGTTGGTATCGTATATAACTATGCCAATGCATCAGCCGCCCCTGTTAAAGCGTTAAGAGAGGAAGGGGTAGAGGGGATTGTCAGTGCAGGTGTGGGTAATGGCAACATGTATAAAACGGTATTTGATGCACTAGCGAAAGCTGCCAAAGAAGATGTGGTGGTAGTACGTGCAAGCCGCGTGCCAACGGGCTACACCACACGTAATGCCGAGGTTGATGATAACCTATATGGCTTTGTGGCATCTGAAAGGTTAAATCCGCAAAAAGCGCGTGTATTATTACAGTTAGCGTTGACTGAGACTAAAGATCCACAAAAAATCCAAGCCCTATTTGAGAAGTATTAA
- the ycaO gene encoding 30S ribosomal protein S12 methylthiotransferase accessory factor YcaO: MSQTFIPGKDAALEDSIEAFQTKLKKLGFDIEEASWLNPVPNVWSVHIRDKECPLCFTNGKGASKKAALASALGEYFERLSTNYFFADFYLGKSISQGDFVHYPNEKWFPLTEDDSLPEGLLDSRLIKFYDPDNALAASQLIDLQSGNEERGICALPFTRQSDGKTVYIPMNIVGNLYVSNGMSAGNTANEARVQGLSEVFERFVKNKIIAQSISLPTIPVEVMARYPSVVEAIDTLEKEGFPIFCYDASLGGKYPVICVVLFNPQNGTCFASFGAHPDFGVALERTVTELLQGRGLKDLDVFNAPTFDDEEVAEHTNLETHFIDSSGLISWDLFKDDADYAFADWSFKGTTQEEFATLIQIFNTLDAEVYIADYNHLGVYACRILVPGMSDIYPVEDLHIANNAMGAYLRDTIIGLPDSQWEKQDYLALIEQFDDDGLDDFTRVRELLGLAVGKDNGWSNLRIGELKSMLALAGGDLEQALAWVEWTQDFNSSVFTPERANYYRCLQTLLLLSQEEERDPAQYYNAFVRMYGQEAVDAASAAIAGESCFYGLWSIDDELKALPAHQALLAAYEKLQKAKRASV; this comes from the coding sequence ATGAGCCAAACATTTATTCCCGGCAAAGATGCCGCTCTTGAAGATTCCATCGAAGCATTCCAAACCAAATTAAAAAAATTGGGGTTTGATATTGAAGAAGCGTCATGGTTAAACCCTGTACCAAACGTTTGGTCAGTACATATTCGCGATAAAGAGTGCCCTCTTTGTTTTACCAATGGTAAAGGGGCGAGCAAAAAAGCAGCTTTAGCCTCTGCCCTTGGTGAATATTTTGAACGTTTATCAACTAACTACTTCTTTGCTGACTTCTACTTGGGTAAATCCATTTCACAGGGTGATTTTGTTCATTATCCAAATGAAAAATGGTTCCCACTGACAGAGGATGACAGCTTACCTGAAGGTTTGCTAGACAGTCGTTTGATTAAATTTTATGACCCTGATAATGCCTTGGCAGCAAGCCAACTGATCGATCTGCAATCAGGCAACGAAGAACGCGGTATTTGCGCACTACCATTTACCCGCCAATCCGATGGCAAAACAGTATATATTCCAATGAATATTGTTGGGAACTTATACGTTTCTAACGGAATGTCTGCGGGTAACACAGCAAATGAAGCTCGGGTACAAGGGCTTTCTGAAGTGTTCGAACGCTTTGTAAAAAATAAAATCATTGCACAAAGCATTAGCTTGCCAACCATCCCTGTTGAGGTGATGGCACGTTATCCAAGCGTTGTTGAAGCGATTGATACCCTTGAAAAAGAAGGTTTTCCAATTTTCTGCTACGATGCCTCATTAGGTGGGAAATACCCAGTGATTTGCGTGGTGTTATTTAACCCACAAAATGGAACCTGTTTCGCCTCATTTGGTGCACATCCTGACTTTGGCGTAGCACTGGAGCGAACCGTCACAGAATTATTGCAAGGACGCGGCTTAAAAGACTTAGACGTGTTTAACGCACCGACATTCGATGATGAAGAAGTGGCTGAGCATACCAACCTTGAAACACATTTTATTGATTCAAGTGGTTTAATTAGCTGGGATCTGTTCAAAGACGATGCTGACTATGCCTTTGCAGATTGGAGCTTCAAGGGGACGACACAAGAAGAGTTTGCAACGCTTATCCAGATCTTCAATACGTTGGATGCCGAAGTTTATATTGCGGATTACAATCATTTAGGTGTGTACGCATGTCGTATTTTAGTGCCTGGCATGTCAGATATCTATCCTGTTGAAGATTTGCATATTGCCAATAACGCAATGGGGGCTTACTTACGCGATACCATTATCGGTTTACCTGATAGTCAATGGGAAAAACAGGACTATCTTGCTCTGATCGAGCAGTTCGATGATGACGGTTTAGACGATTTCACTCGTGTGCGTGAGCTACTCGGCTTAGCGGTCGGCAAAGATAATGGTTGGAGCAACTTGCGTATTGGTGAACTAAAATCGATGTTAGCCCTTGCAGGGGGGGATCTTGAACAAGCTCTTGCATGGGTTGAATGGACACAGGACTTTAACAGTTCGGTCTTCACTCCAGAACGTGCAAACTATTACCGCTGCTTACAAACGCTACTGTTATTATCGCAAGAAGAAGAAAGAGATCCTGCGCAATACTACAATGCTTTTGTCCGTATGTATGGGCAAGAAGCGGTGGATGCAGCCTCTGCGGCAATTGCTGGTGAGTCATGCTTCTATGGTTTATGGTCCATTGATGATGAACTCAAAGCATTACCTGCCCACCAAGCACTGCTTGCAGCTTACGAAAAACTGCAAAAAGCCAAACGCGCTAGCGTGTAA
- a CDS encoding MFS transporter produces MATTQAYNNPVLNSAIKKSWKRLVPLMFILYFVAFIDRVNVGFAKDAMQLDIGLSDSAFAFGAGIFFAAYALFGIPANLILNKIGAQKWLSITTIIWGVLSAMTGLVTNETQFIILRFLLGLGEAGFYPGILLLASIYFPNNVRGSVIGIFVLGVPLALTLGSPLSGALLELHGWLGRPGWFWMFVIEGLPAVVIGIFAFFYLDDSPEKARFLTEEEKKALTEQLTKENAKTETTSVLSALKNAKVWHLALIYGTIQISVYGLMFFLPSQVASLMGESLGFKQSLVAAIPWACSAFGVYYIPRFADRHPTRRVEISVICMLAAALGLALSAFTSPVFAIAALCLSAVGFLSVQPVFWTFPPQLLSGPALAAGIGFCTTMGAFCSFLAPIIRVEVDKVMNSNTAGIVTLSLITVGCAVLIALLKKNSHKNGHKVLSSN; encoded by the coding sequence ATGGCGACAACACAAGCTTATAACAATCCTGTTTTAAACTCGGCGATTAAAAAGTCGTGGAAGCGTTTAGTACCCCTGATGTTTATTTTGTATTTCGTTGCATTTATTGACCGAGTGAATGTTGGCTTTGCCAAAGATGCTATGCAGTTAGACATTGGGTTATCTGACTCCGCATTTGCATTTGGAGCAGGGATTTTCTTTGCCGCATATGCATTATTTGGCATTCCAGCAAACCTAATCTTAAATAAAATTGGTGCCCAAAAGTGGTTGAGTATTACGACAATTATTTGGGGGGTACTGTCTGCAATGACAGGACTTGTCACCAATGAAACGCAATTTATTATTTTGCGTTTCTTACTGGGCTTAGGGGAAGCGGGGTTCTATCCAGGAATTTTATTATTAGCTTCAATTTATTTTCCAAATAATGTCCGCGGCTCCGTGATTGGTATCTTTGTTTTAGGAGTACCATTGGCCTTGACATTAGGCTCCCCACTTTCAGGCGCATTATTAGAGTTACACGGTTGGTTAGGTCGTCCAGGTTGGTTCTGGATGTTTGTTATCGAGGGCCTCCCCGCTGTGGTTATTGGTATTTTTGCCTTCTTTTATCTGGATGATAGCCCTGAAAAAGCACGTTTTTTAACCGAGGAAGAGAAAAAAGCCTTAACGGAACAACTTACGAAAGAAAACGCAAAAACAGAAACGACCTCAGTACTTTCTGCACTCAAAAACGCCAAAGTGTGGCATCTAGCGTTGATTTACGGCACCATCCAAATTTCAGTCTATGGCTTAATGTTCTTTTTACCTTCCCAAGTGGCCTCACTCATGGGGGAGAGTCTAGGATTCAAACAATCGTTAGTGGCAGCTATTCCGTGGGCTTGCTCAGCCTTTGGGGTTTATTATATTCCGCGTTTTGCTGACCGTCATCCAACGCGCCGAGTTGAAATCTCTGTGATATGTATGTTAGCAGCCGCACTGGGCTTAGCATTATCTGCATTTACCAGCCCAGTGTTTGCGATCGCGGCATTATGCTTGAGTGCTGTGGGATTCTTATCGGTTCAACCTGTTTTTTGGACGTTCCCACCCCAATTACTCAGCGGTCCTGCATTAGCGGCAGGGATCGGCTTTTGTACCACCATGGGAGCATTTTGTTCATTCCTTGCCCCAATCATTCGTGTTGAAGTTGATAAAGTCATGAACAGTAATACGGCGGGGATCGTAACATTATCTTTAATAACAGTAGGTTGTGCCGTATTAATTGCGCTACTTAAAAAGAACTCTCATAAAAATGGCCATAAAGTTTTGTCATCAAACTAA
- a CDS encoding UxaA family hydrolase — protein MQKILRIDESDNLIVALKDLHAGEVYHWGSEEITLVTDVKAKHKFALEAVPVDGVVSMYGTAVGKATQPIAKGEAITVDNIRHYAAPVSLESDAPYQWTPPDVSAYETRTFQGYVRDDGRVGTANYWLIFPLVFCENRNVTKLTDALNDALGYTNNSLKSFALDLTTGTSAPVAKAKLLPHIEGVRCITVTSGCGGATSDSKTMCDVLAAYADHPNVIGITVFSLGCEKAQRKMFKESLAARNPNFDKPALYFRQQEWSNEEEMMQTALRQTYECMKAVKPQSRVDVPLSHLKLGVKCGASDGFSGISGNPAMGLVSDWLVTLGGASGLAEFPELCGAEGDMVKRCVSFDDKKKFLELMERYEKTANFFNTTIADNPSPGNIADGLITDAIKSTGAAKKGGTSPISAVCDYAEPMPDSGLSLVCTPGNDVDAVTGLVAAGCNVVIFSTGLGTPTGNPIVPVLKISTNSAIAERLSDMIDYDCGPIIDGVPLPTISQGLFERVIETASGEYQVKADRLEQFDFLLWKRSLDL, from the coding sequence ATGCAAAAGATTTTACGAATTGATGAAAGTGACAATCTAATTGTTGCCTTGAAAGATTTGCATGCTGGAGAGGTTTACCATTGGGGAAGTGAAGAAATCACCTTAGTTACCGATGTGAAAGCCAAGCACAAATTTGCACTAGAAGCTGTTCCCGTCGATGGTGTCGTGTCGATGTATGGCACCGCAGTGGGTAAAGCGACGCAACCCATTGCCAAAGGTGAAGCCATTACAGTGGACAATATTCGCCATTATGCGGCTCCTGTTTCATTAGAAAGTGATGCACCGTATCAATGGACTCCGCCAGATGTTTCCGCTTATGAAACGCGGACTTTTCAAGGGTATGTGCGTGATGACGGGCGGGTGGGGACGGCTAATTACTGGTTAATTTTTCCTTTGGTTTTTTGCGAAAACCGCAATGTGACGAAATTAACGGATGCTTTAAATGATGCCCTGGGTTATACCAACAACAGTTTAAAAAGCTTTGCATTAGATTTAACCACAGGAACATCAGCACCAGTAGCAAAAGCGAAATTATTACCACATATAGAGGGAGTGCGGTGTATTACCGTAACCAGTGGTTGCGGCGGAGCAACCTCAGACAGCAAAACCATGTGTGATGTGCTGGCGGCTTATGCCGATCACCCCAATGTAATTGGTATTACTGTGTTTAGCTTAGGCTGTGAAAAAGCGCAGCGTAAAATGTTTAAAGAGTCATTAGCAGCCCGTAACCCTAATTTTGATAAACCAGCCCTGTATTTTCGCCAGCAAGAGTGGAGTAATGAAGAAGAAATGATGCAAACGGCACTCAGACAAACTTATGAGTGTATGAAAGCGGTTAAGCCTCAATCGCGAGTCGATGTTCCGTTATCTCATTTAAAGCTCGGTGTGAAATGTGGTGCATCTGATGGATTTTCAGGCATCTCTGGTAATCCTGCTATGGGGCTTGTTTCCGATTGGTTGGTTACATTAGGGGGCGCATCGGGTTTGGCTGAATTTCCTGAGTTGTGTGGTGCAGAAGGTGACATGGTAAAACGCTGTGTGTCTTTCGATGACAAAAAGAAATTCCTCGAATTGATGGAGCGCTATGAAAAAACGGCGAATTTTTTTAACACTACCATCGCGGATAACCCGAGTCCCGGTAATATTGCTGATGGTTTAATTACCGATGCGATTAAATCTACGGGCGCAGCGAAAAAAGGCGGTACTTCACCAATTAGTGCAGTATGTGATTATGCAGAACCGATGCCTGATAGTGGGTTATCCCTTGTTTGCACACCGGGTAATGATGTGGATGCTGTGACAGGTCTTGTTGCAGCAGGCTGTAATGTGGTTATTTTCTCTACTGGGTTAGGTACCCCAACAGGAAATCCGATCGTCCCCGTATTAAAAATTTCCACCAACAGTGCAATTGCGGAACGTTTGTCTGACATGATTGACTATGATTGCGGCCCAATTATTGATGGTGTGCCTCTACCCACAATCAGTCAAGGGCTTTTTGAACGCGTGATTGAGACAGCAAGTGGGGAGTATCAAGTAAAAGCAGATCGCTTAGAACAATTTGATTTCTTATTGTGGAAGCGGTCATTGGATCTCTGA